The following are encoded in a window of Fusarium oxysporum f. sp. lycopersici 4287 chromosome 5, whole genome shotgun sequence genomic DNA:
- a CDS encoding hypothetical protein (At least one base has a quality score < 10): MASMSPLNTAIVPSGASSNGGSVSPQQTSTPKNVAFELLFLESPHCRARLPMRVQIYPHDTTDSIVTTVKNFYGLYSGPTGSKGVSFEDDLGNTLIARYENFRNNMVVYVRVIEEPPANVTTYSPHPYHNSSVGTHPYYSDNGYAATQAQRFPQELSRPSSRTSRRRSPSPNTARGRRSASASTNGKKGRSRSSKTRASASRSHTELYSDSINGYSSNDEHDSTSGKNKDQLPTTDISVENIVEGGRRKRAKFESSHLLCHWMRLGDMSNVSHGRTSASTLDDTFSGRADAASSTGATSDGESESEAELPPARRQKLDISGTVGNVYQTTESHFMPPPESAEVSGDDADYEDGADESLLSTGKSKPGKTPKASTKPKASASVSKAPSAKSSKTARPSNGAKGKKLPPVPSGPMSPASMPPSRKQSVASTGQTPLAPGEDDQPDLSTKPRCQRCRKSKKGCDRQRPCGRCRDAGLSADQCISEDEGNGRKGRYGRHMGVPIKKDEVTAVVQPALLPAAPIAAAAMTLDKSKKRKR, encoded by the exons ATGGCCTCAATGTCGCCTCTCAACACTGCTATCGTTCCTTCTGGAGCGTCCTCAAATGGCGGCAGTGTCTCACCCCAACAGACATCAACACCCAAGAACGTCGCATTTGAGCTATTGTTTCTCGAATCCCCCCATTGCCGTGCGCGCTTGCCAATGCGAGTGCAAATATACCCCCACGACACAACGGACTCCATTGTCACTACCGTAAAGAACTTTTATGGTCTGTACTCGGGTCCGACCGGGTCAAAGGGAGTCAGTTTCGAAGATGATCTTGGGAACACTCTTATTGCCCGGTACGAGAACTTTCGAAACAATATGGTAGTATACGTCAGGGTTATAGAGGAGCCTCCGGCGAATGTAACTACGTATTCACCCCATCCTTACCATAACTCATCAGTTGGCACCCACCCTTACTACAGCGACAATGGCTATGCTGCCACTCAGGCTCAGCGCTTTCCCCAAGAGTTGTCCAGACCCAGCTCTCGGACATCGCGGAGACGAAGCCCTTCCCCCAACACTGCTCGTGGCCGAAGAAGTGCTTCTGCCAGCACAAATGGGAAGAAGGGTCGTTCTCGCTCATCCAAGACCCGAGCTTCTGCCTCTCGGAGTCATACCGAACTATACAGCGACAGTATAAATGGCTATAGCAGCAATGATGAGCATGACTCGACATCTGGAAAGAACAAGGACCAACTACCTACTACTGATATCAGTGTCGAGAACATCGTTGAAGGTGGCCGTCGTAAGAGGGCCAAGTTCGAAAGCTCG CACCTTTTGTGCCATTGGATGCGACTTGGTGACATGTCCAACGTCTCCCACGGCCGAACTTCTGCTTCTACTCTCGATGATACATTTAGTGGCAGGGCTGATGCTGCTTCCTCTACTGGCGCTACTAGTGATGGCGAAAGCGAGAGTGAGGCCGAATTGCCTCCTGCGCGACGCCAGAAGCTAGATATTTCCGGCACTGTTGGCAACGTCTATCAGACTACCGAGTCACACTTCATGCCACCCCCTGAAAGTGCCGAAGTTAGTGGAGACGATGCCGACTATGAGGATGGCGCTGACGAGTCTCTACTCTCCACCGGCAAGAGCAAGCCTGGCAAGACTCCGAAAGCCTCTACTAAACCTAAGGCATCTGCCTCTGTTTCTAAAGCACCATCGGCCAAGTCCTCCAAGACTGCCCGTCCCTCTAATGGCGCTAAGGGAAAGAAGCTGCCCCCTGTCCCAAGTGGCCCAATGTCCCCAGCTTCTATGCCCCCTTCGCGAAAGCAATCAGTTGCGTCTACCGGACAGACTCCCCTTGCCCCTGGTGAGGATGACCAGCCTGATCTTTCTACCAAACCTCGCTGCCAACGCTGCagaaagagcaagaagggCTGTGATCGCCAAAGGCCttgcggacgctgtcgtgATGCTGGCCTGTCGGCAGACCAGTGCATtagtgaggatgagggcaACGGCCGAAAGGGTCGATACGGTCGTCACATGGGAGTGCccatcaagaaggatgaggtCACCGCCGTTGTCCAACCTGCGCTATTACCCGCTGCGCCCATCGCGGCGGCTGCCATGACATTGGATAAGtccaagaagcgcaagcgaTAA
- a CDS encoding hypothetical protein (At least one base has a quality score < 10) — MEPFLVASVCFFVVDHDHLNFAPAHPNVDNPGRGGDSVRASVMLDGRWAHRMLCSQCNAVRHRDEIWDVRLSLGRRIYCDIFIRVVRSSGYKFTIQKAMRKDIMQRIAHLWIATCGKGLLGLSRICMLWTSQSRVLEGPRYAWSDMMVCLLDCGHSKGPRSLISGRTDYTY; from the coding sequence ATGGAGCCTTTCCTTGTCGCATCTGTTTGTTTTTTTGTTGTTGACCACGATCACCTAAATTTTGCGCCAGCGCATCCAAACGTGGATAATCCAGGGCGGGGCGGTGACAGCGTGCGCGCAAGCGTCATGCTTGATGGACGATGGGCGCATCGCATGCTTTGCTCTCAGTGTAACGCTGTGCGACACAGAGATGAGATATGGGATGTGCGCTTGAGTTTGGGACGGCGCATTTACTGCGACATTTTCATCAGGGTGGTTAGAAGCTCAGGTTATAAATTTACTATACAAAAGGCAATGCGAAAAGATATCATGCAGCGCATTGCGCATCTCTGGATCGCAACATGTGGCAAGGGTCTGCTTGGCTTGTCCAGGATATGCATGTTATGGACTAGTCAGTCACGGGTCCTTGAGGGCCCTCGATATGCATGGTCTGATATGATGGTATGCCTTTTGGACTGTGGCCATTCTAAGGGTCCACGAAGTCTGATATCCGGCCGAACAGATTACACGTACTGA